The window TTGTTATCGTGCTGTTGAATTCTCATTTCTATTTCTAACACGTCATTTTGATATCTTAGACCGTTGTTAACTGGCAACATAGTTTTCTTTCAGGGCCGTCCCTTTAAATTTAACGGCTCAATTCATTAAGTAAAAAGTAGGCCTTCTAGTCTGGCCTCAGTTCAATAAGTAAAAAGTAGGCCTTTTACTCCGGGCCTCAGTTCAATAAGTAAAAAGTAGGCCTTTTCCTCTGGTCTCCTTAGGATTTATTTAGCTTCTTAATCTTTATAACCTTATGAATAAATGCACCTTAGATATATACTGTTGTGTTATATTTTTCGGGCCCTTTTTGATAATGTGCCATGTGCAAGTGCACGCCTTGCAAGCCTTAAAATCCGGCCCTGTTCTCTTTCATCATGAACAAAAGGATCTAATTGTTTTTATCAATTTCAGGTGACATTCATGGACAATATGCTGATCTCCTACAATTGTTTGAAATCGGTGGGCACCCACCCATGTCAAATTACTTATTTTTGGGAGACTATGTTGACCGTGGCAAACAAAGCATTGAAACAATTTGCCTTCTCCTTGCGTACAAGATAAAGTACAAGGACAACATCTTTCTGCTTCGAGGAAACCATGAATGTGCTTCCATTAACCGTATATATGGTTTCTACGATGAATGCAGACGAAGGCTAAGTGTGCGTGCTTGGAAAACTTTTGGAGATTGCTTTAATTGTTTACCTGTTGCAGCTCTAATTGATGAAAAGATACTTTGCATGCACGGAGGATTATCCCCTGATTTAATCAGTTTGGATCAGATTAAGAATATACCTCGTCCCATTGATGTTCCAGATCAAGGTCTGGTATGTGATTTACTGTGGGCTGATCCTGATAAAAATGTTAAAGGATGGGGTGTTAATGAAAGGGGTGTGTCATACGTATTTGGTGCTGATAAAGTTTCAGAATTTCTCGAGAAGCATGATCTTGATCTCGTCTGTCGTGCTCACCAGGTAGCTAACACATAATGTGAATACTTTTTAACCTTTAGTATTGTCGTAAAActcccgattaatccccgattactcCTTTTTAAGAACAGTCACATCCGGTTTTCTAAAATCCGATTAATTTATCGGTCAATGTTGGTTAATTGGTCAAAATTGTATTTGCTGCTCACAGCTGGATTTAGTaggtcaaaatcggtcaaagttaGACTTGGACAACATTTCAATATGAATTTAAACTAGGATACTAGAGTTTTTGAGCAAATGAAAGATTATGTTTATGTTCTAAACAATTACGTTAAAGTAtatggttttcttctatatttacatatataaatttgaaatttattatttaaatgcataaaaagtCCAATCCGATTGATCCCCGAGTTTATGATTACTCTCTCCAAAGTCCCGATCGAGTACTCTCTGAGtagcgagttttacaaccttgccTTTATATTGAAACGTATACTGGTAACGGTTCTCAGGTTGTGGAAGATGGGTATGAGTTTTTTGCCAACCGCCAGCTGGTGACCTTGTTTTCGGCACCAAATTACTGTAACGAGTTTAATAATGATGGAGCAATGATGAGTGTGGATGAACATTTGACTTGTTCGTTTCAGATTATAAAGGCTTTGTCAAAGAAAGGGAAGTTTGGTGTTAGTAGAAGTATGCtaccaccaccaacaccaccacaCAAGGTAAACAAGGCTCGTTAGTGGTTACATAGACGCGTAATCCTTTGGAACGTATGCTATAATATGAAAATTGTGTTTATGTTTATATTTACCTTTAAGAACTTGTTTGTTACAGTGATGTTGTTGTGTGAATAAATTAGAACTGCTAGTGTATGAATGCTTACTTCTAGTCCTTTTTCAGTGTAGTGGTGAAATGGACACAATTTGACTTCATAATAGTTTTTGATTAGAAggttaatttaagaattagggaaattgATTGATTATTGATTATATATTCATTAAGAGACAATTGTGTATCAAATTCCCTGGAGTCCTCCAACTGTGTTAATTCACACAAGTTCACTAATTTTGTTTCACATCATCGTCTCTACTGTCTATGGCCCGCATATACGGTATCACCTAGCCACCTACGTGTCCTAGCGATAAACTATTCACTTGATAATTAGAAATGTGCAGGTTCAGGATGGGTGTTTTACTCTTGAGACAATTAATTTTCAATCTCTCTTAAGGTTGTGTCAAATACTTATATATGATCACAAAAGTTATATATGTTCAATATTAGTCTATTTTTAATATTAGGGGCGATTGTGTGCTTTAGAACTACAATTTGGGTCATTTTGGATCTCTTTGACCCATCTCTTTTGAGATATTTTTTGGAttcaacccatttgacccattagaGATTTAGAAATGAAACACAGTACAAATCAACCTCcttttgaagttataactaaatgGGCTGGAATGGCCACCTAAAGTGGCTACACACGTTCAATGTTTTTATTTCTTATTGACTGGGGTATTTGACGGATTGGACTCCCCACACAACGATTTGGATACTACGAGGACTCCCCATGCCAAAAAAATTGTTTTGGACTAGGGTAGCTTTTTTAACATACCATAGGGACTCCCGACGCAATTTTCTCTTTATTACTGTTGTTTATGAAGCATCACTGTTTGACTGTCTAGGCAATGCACCTAGGTTTGTTGCCATATAACCCAAACTTCAACCAAAG of the Rutidosis leptorrhynchoides isolate AG116_Rl617_1_P2 chromosome 5, CSIRO_AGI_Rlap_v1, whole genome shotgun sequence genome contains:
- the LOC139846581 gene encoding serine/threonine-protein phosphatase PP1 isozyme 6-like isoform X2; translated protein: MSNYLFLGDYVDRGKQSIETICLLLAYKIKYKDNIFLLRGNHECASINRIYGFYDECRRRLSVRAWKTFGDCFNCLPVAALIDEKILCMHGGLSPDLISLDQIKNIPRPIDVPDQGLVCDLLWADPDKNVKGWGVNERGVSYVFGADKVSEFLEKHDLDLVCRAHQIIKALSKKGKFGVSRSMLPPPTPPHKVNKAR
- the LOC139846581 gene encoding serine/threonine-protein phosphatase PP1 isozyme 6-like isoform X1, coding for MSNYLFLGDYVDRGKQSIETICLLLAYKIKYKDNIFLLRGNHECASINRIYGFYDECRRRLSVRAWKTFGDCFNCLPVAALIDEKILCMHGGLSPDLISLDQIKNIPRPIDVPDQGLVCDLLWADPDKNVKGWGVNERGVSYVFGADKVSEFLEKHDLDLVCRAHQVVEDGYEFFANRQLVTLFSAPNYCNEFNNDGAMMSVDEHLTCSFQIIKALSKKGKFGVSRSMLPPPTPPHKVNKAR